CACATCCCTGTTCATTACACAAGACAACCTTTCATaaattgactccatctatacttcctactACCTCAGCAAATCAGCCAACATAATcacagacccctcccaccctggttataatcttttccaacctctTTCGTCAGCAGAAGATACTAAAGTTTAAACACTAAAACTGAATACTAGCCTAAACAAGAACAGCTACTTTCCCACTTTTAtcatgaatggacctctcaaatcttACATTGAGAGGTTGatttcactctttgtgcaccttctctgcagctgcaaTATTGTATttttcactctgttctattaccctaatgaaTGTTGTATGGTATCATCTGCCTTTtctgaatgcaaaacaaaactgttcactataccgaggtacatgtgacaataataaatcaaatcaaatcaaatcagcatTGGCCTTGGGTAGGTGTTTAATGTATAATGAAAGCTATAGTCTCTTTGTCTCCTACGGCCAGATCATGGAGCCTTACATGATTAGTACTTATACTATCAATAAATAATTCCAATGCATAGACCTTGCTTTGTTCCATTTGGTTAAATAAACAAGTCAAACTGTCACATTAAGGTTAGACAagcttttaaaaatcaagaaatttgattttaaaacaatgaGTAGGTTGATTTAACAAATATGTACCAATATAGACATGTGGTTTATAAAATAAGTGGCCGATTCAATAGGTCACATTCTATTACTACCCTCGAAAAAGCTTGACCAAACTTTTGAAAGTTGTCCAGGGCTGATCATGGCCCTGGATGATCCAGCACCATGTTGTCATTCCCAGCGATATAGGACTCTCTGGAAAAATGAATTGGGTGCAGTAAGTATGTCTAGTTCTATGCCATCCTGAACTCTcaactgaaccagggttgatctcctgacTTGACAGTAATGGCAGAGTGACGGATATGTCAAGCCATGAAATTGCAGCTTGGATTTGGATACATTTccactgctgctgatggcccaaaGTACCACATGGTTGTACCCTTGTCTttagttgctagatctgtttgaagtctgtcccacttAGCACAGTGAGAGCGTCGCACAATACAACGGAGGGTGTCCTCAATGTGAAGAGGGGTCTTTGTCTTCACCAAACGCTGCAAGTTGTCACTCTTGCAAATACTGTCATGGTCAAATGTATCTCTGTAAGTCAGATTGTTAAGGAAGAGATCAAATATGTTTTACCCTCTTGTCAGTTCCTTCACCATCGGCCACAGGCTCAGTCTAACAGTTTTATCCTTTAGTACTGGAGCACCTCAGTCAGTAGTGCTGCTACTgagtcactcttggtggtggatatTGAGGTCACCCCAGGCAGAGCCAttgccactctcagtgcttcgTTCAattgatgttcaacatggaggagcattgattcatcagttgaggtgGTCAGTACTTGGTAATCAGCAAGAAGATTGCTTGCTCATGTTTTACCTGATGACATGAAACTTCATGAGGTCAGGTGTGGAGTCAATGTTGTGGACTTCTATGGTAGCTCCTCTTGGACTGGATACTATTGTCCCACCATCTCCGCCGGGTCTGTCCTGCCTGTGGGACAAGACGTAACCATGGCTGGTGATAGtaatgtctgggacattgtctgtaaggcatGATTCAGTGATCAAGATAAGGGGAGAGGATGAGGGCGGGGTACACACATCCCAagattaaacaactcactcaGCAGCAATGGGGTCAGTTTGTGGTCAGACATTGGTTTAAACTCTGGCTGCTTTCCCTCTGCAATAGGCTGGAGGTTAAAATCAGAGTGAGAGGAACAAAAGAGTAGAATGAAAGCATTAAGGAGGAGATAATGAGATAAATATCGAGAAGAAAGATTATATTCATGCTTTTCTAAAACCCAGTGATCATCACAAAAACTAAATCGGCTTCATATATCAAAGCACTAAACAGCAAGAGAAAACATGCTAACATTCAATCTGTCAGACACCTGCAGCATACCCTCAGGGTAAGTCACTGCAGCACCAGGTGAGAGCAAAGCAGTGAGCTGCCCTAACATCACACACTGAATGCACTCCACACAAAACATTCAGCATTTCCCTCAGGCACAGCATTCTGTGGAAGATCAATCAATATACCAGCATCAGCATCCCACAGCAGGGTGAGGCATGTGCTAAGTGCTTCACATTTCTCAAAGCTGTGCACAcaacagcaaattttgttttaaaaatgtcaaattcaTTAATCACTGCTCACCTCGCTTTAGCACATAATCCTTTggcagagtcaaagagtcagtactgagggagtgctgcacagtcagagagtGAGCACTGAGGGAACACAACAAAGAAGAAGGGCAGCGATAGGTGGgtcaaaaaaaacaaaagagagcAAGTAGGATTAAAGGGTAATTCTAACGTTCTGGTTAGCAAATGTGACTAGGTGTGGCAGGGCCAGCCCTGGAGCCTCACTATTTACAGATGAGATTAACGACTGAAATGAAGGGACTGACTGTAACAATCTAATTTATGACACAAGTTCCTTTAGAAAGTGACAGGCACCTCAGGCATATCCCATCATGCTgtaagattatgactgatctgtgaCCTATTTGGTCTTACCATGTTTTGGCTCTCTCACTCATAATGAAAGTCTATCAAACTCAGATAAAAACCTAAAAAACTACAGGGGatgctgaaatcagaaacaaaaacagaagttgctggaaaagctcagcaagtctggcagcatttgtgaagagaaacctttgttaatgtttcaggtctggtgacctcGGAACTGAGGGTCACAAggcctaaaacattaactttgatttctcttcacaaatgctgccagaactgctgagcttttccagcaatttctgtttttgtttttattaatttcagatttgaaaTTATCAATTGATCTATGTCTAATTGCCATTTGAGGAAGAAGCGTTCAAAACTGCTACCAAACTTTGTGTGTAAAAGGTTCCTAATTTTATGTGAAGATTCTGGCTCTAGTTTTAGATTTTGCTCTAGATTCCCAAACAGCTGAaatagtttctctccatttactcTATCTACCCTCCATCCTATgttgaaaatttcaatcaaatcattctTTGGCCTTCGAAATTTCAAAGAACACACAGGAATgggagtaggacattcagcccatcaaacctgtcctgccgttcaacatgatcatggctggtcaaaCACTTGAATGCTTTTTACCCAGCCCATCCCCATAATGCTGCATGTAACTGGTAATCAGAGAATCTCCACCATAAACACACTCAAAGACTGAGCCTCCATAGCCTTCCATGGAAAAGAGTTGCAAaccgagtcatagagtcattgagatgtacaccatggaaacagacacttcggtccaacccatccatgccgactagatatcccaacccaatctagtcccatctgccagcacctggcccatatccctccaaacccttcctactcatatacccatccaaaagccttttaaatgttgcaattgtactagcttccaccacttcctctggcagctcattccatacacataccaccctctgcttgaaaaaattgccccttaggtctcttttatatctttcacctctcaccccaagcctatgccatctagttctggactcccccactccaggaaaagacttgtctatttatcctatccatgcccctcataattttgtaaaactctataaagtcacccctcagtctccgacactccagggagaacagctccagcctattctgcctctccctatagctcaaatcctccaaccctggcaatatccttgtaaagctgaaaatgtgttgctggagaagcgcagcaggtcaggcagcatccagggaacaggagaatcgacatttcgggcataagcccttcttcaggaatgaggaaagtttgtccttgtaaatcttttctgaaccctttcaagtttctcaacatccttccaataggagggagaccagaattgcacgcaatattcagcaacactccctaagaccttaccattaagcacataagtcctactaagattcgttttcccaaaatgcagcacctcacatttatctaaattaaactccaactgccactcctcagcccattggccatctggtccagatcctgttgtaatctgaggtaactttcttcgctatccactacacctccaattttggtgtcatctgcaaacttactaactatacctcttatgctcacatccaaatcatttatataagtgatgaaaagtagtgaacccagcactgatccttgtggcacaccactggtcacaggcctccagcaccaccctctgtcttctacctttgagccagttctgtaaccaaatggctgtTTAGAtccaaccatccagccaaatggttctccctgtattccatgagatctaaccttgccaaccagtctcccatggggaaccttgtcgaatgcctcactaaaatctatatagatcacatctactgctctgcccttatgaatcgtctttgttacttcttcaaaaaactcaagcaagtttgtgagacatgatttcccacgcacaaagccatgctgacaattcctaatcagtccttgcctttccaaatacatgtacatcctgtccctcaggattccctccaacaacttacccaccagcgatgtcaggctcaccagtctataattctctAGCtagtccttaccatccttcttaaacagtggcaccacattagccaacctccaatcttccggcacctcacctgtgactatcgatgatacaaatatctcagcaaaaggcccagtaatcactttccTAACTCCCCACAGAgctctggggtacacctgatcaggtcctggggatttatccacttttatgcgtttcaagatatccagcacttcctcctctgtaatatggacatttttcaagatgtcaccatctatttccctgtatCTTcccattctgtatcttccatgtccttctccacggtaaacactggtgcaaaatactcgtttagtatctcacccatctcctgcggctccacacaaaggctgtcttgttgatctttaagaggccctatctctccttagttacccttttgtccttaatgtatttgtaaaaaatccctttagattctccttaactctatttgccaaagctttctcaagTCCCCTTCTTGCCATCTTGATTCCCctctaagtatactcctactgcctttatactcttctaaagattcacttgatctatcctgtctatacctgacatatgcttccttctttttcttaaccaaaacctcaatttctttagtcatccagaattccctacacctaccagcctttcctttcaccctgacaggaacatacttcctctggactctcgttatttcatttttgaagaattcccattttccagccatccctttatctgcaaacatttgcctccaatcagcttttgaaagttattgcctaatactgtcaaaattagccttcctccaatttcgaacctcaacttttagatctggtctatctttttccacctttattttaaaactgatagaattatagtcgctggccccaaagtgctcccccactgacacctcagtcacctgccctgccttattttccaagagtaggccaagttttgcaccttctctagtgggtacatccacatactgaatcagaattttttctTGTACacgtaacaaattcctctccatctaaacccttaactctaTTTCAGTTCCAGAGTATGTTTAGAAAgttgaaattctctaccataactaccctattattcttacagataactgagatctccttacaaatttacttctcaatttccctctgactattaggaggtctatgttacaatctcaataaggtgattatccctttcttatttctcagttccacccaaataatctccctggatgtatttccaggaatatcctccctcagcacagctgtaatgctatcccttatcaaaacgccCCTacccctcctttcttgcttccctttttgtcctttctgtagcatttgtatcctggaacattaagctgtcagtcctgtccatccctgagccatgtttctgtaattgctatgatatcccagtcccatgttcctaaccattctctgagttcatctgcttcccCTGTTATGCCTCTTGCATTGACATAAATtcagtttatcagtcctactttgttttctgctttgtccctgcctgccctgtttgacttgcttcttttctcaactgtaccagtctcaggttgatctctttcctcactatctccctgggtcccacgtCCTCAACCTTACGAGCTTatatcctcccgagcagttcaagcaaatctccctgccagtatattagtccccttccaattcaggtgcaacccgtccttcttgtacaggtcacttctaccccaaaagagattccaatgatccaaaaatgtgaatcctcctcccatacaccagctcctcagccatgcattcatctgctctatcctcctatttctacccaCAGTAGCTTGCAGCTTCAGATAtgactactcttgaggaccttctTGTTAAATTCCTGCTGAGCTCTCTatactctcccttcagaatctcatccttttcacttcctttgttgttggttccaatgtgtacaatgacctggTGTGCCCTCTCCCCCTTCAGaacattctgcagcctctctgaggcatccttgtcctggcaccagggaggcaacacaccattctaattttttGCTGCACAGaagcatctgtctgtgcctctgactagagagtcccctaacacatcTCTTGGAATCGATCTCTtggataagaggtacagttagtaagtttgcagatgacaccaaaattggaggtgtagtggacagcaaggaaggttacctGATtccaacaggattttgatcagatgggccaatgggctgagaagtggcagatggagtttaattcagataaatgcgaggtgctgcattttgggaaagcaaatcttagcaggatttatacacttaatggtaaggtcctaggaagtgttgttgaataaagagacgttggagtgcaggttcatagctccttgaaagtggagtcgcaggtagataggatagtgaagaaggcgtttggtatgctttcctttattggtcagagtattNNNNNNNNNNNNNNNNNNNNNNNNNNNNNNNNNNNNNNNNNNNNNNNNNNNNNNNNNNNNNNNNNNNNNNNNNNNNNNNNNNNNNNNNNNNNNNNNNNNNNNNNNNNNNNNNNNNNNNNNNNNNNNNNNNNNNNNNNNNNNNNNNNNNNNNNNNNNNNNNNNNNNNNNNNNNNNNNNNNNNNNNNNNNNNNNNNNNNNNNNNNNNNNNNNNNNNNNNNNNNNNNNNNNNNNNNNNNNNNNNNNNNNNNNNNNNNNNNNNNNNNNNNNNNNNNNNNNNNNNNNNNNNNNNNNNNNNNNNNNNNNNNNNNNNNNNNNNNNNNNNNNNNNNNNNNNNNNNNNNNNNNNNNNNNNNNNNNNNNNNNggaagggtttagtgggatatgggccaagtgctggcaaatgagactagattgggttgggatatgtggtcggcatggacgatttggaccgaagggtctgtttccatgctgtacatctctatgactctataacccaacgtacccttcattgtattagagccagtctcaataccagaaacttggctgtttgtgttgGATTCTCACCTGTatcaccacctacattttccaaaacaacatacttgtttgaaatggagatagccaaGAGGACTCCTGctctacctgcctacctctcttacctttcctgaagttaacccatctacgtgaACGTATTGGCGACGTTTTTTCTGTTCTGATAACTGtcttccatcacaccccctttgctcttgtaaatgctcattgcctctaactgtcgttCCAATCGATCCATTTCATCTGATAAGAtccgcaaccaatggcatttattgcagatatcactctactaagggccatttttgcttcttccaatctgcagatgTTCACAACCCTCCGAATACAACCGTACTTTACGTAATGTTGCTTTTTtagaggaatcaagggatatggaaatTGGTTGGGATAGTGAagttgagagctgaaaatgtattgctggaacagcgcagcaggtcaggcagcatccagggaacaggagaatcgacgtttcgggcataagcccttcttcaggcttcccgaaacgtcgattctcctgttccctggatgctgcctgacctgctgcgttgttccagcaacacattttcagctctgatctccagcatctgcagacctcactttctccccatagtgAAGTTGAGGTCAAGGAATTATCAATAATCTTGTGGGATAGCAGAACAGGCAACAGGTTTTGCACCATTCTTTTGTTCCGTTTGCATAACCTTTGAAAGGTGTTATATTCATGCCCTATCAGTCGTTCAAATTGATATAAAAGATAACAAGGTGCATTTTGAAGAAGAACTGAACCATTCTCCACAATATNNNNNNNNNNNNNNNNNNNNNNNNNNNNNNNNNNNNNNNNNNNNNNNNNNNNNNNNNNNNNNNNNNNNNNNNNNNNNNNNNNNNNNNNNNNNNNNNNNNNNNNNNNNNNNNNNNNNNNNNNNNNNNNNNNNNNNNNNNNNNNNNNNNNNNNNNNNNNNNNNNNNNNNNNNNNNNNNNNNNNNNNNNNNNNNNNNNNNNNNNNNNNNNNNNNNNNNNNNNNNNNNNNNNNNNNNNNNNNNNNNNNNNNNNNNNNNNNNNNNNNNNNNNNNNNNNNNNNNNNNNNNNNNNNNNNNNNNNNNNNNNNNNNNNNNNNNNNNNNNNNNNNNNNNNNNNNNNNNNNNNNNNNNNNNNNNNNNNNNNNNNNNNNNNNNNNNNNNNNNNNNNNNNNNNNNNNNNNNNNNNNNNNNNNNNNNNNNNNNNNNNNNNNNNNNNNNNNNNNNNNNNNNNNNNNNNNNNNNNNNNNNNNNNNNNNNNNNNNNNNNNNNNNNNNNNNNNNNNNNACTCCCTTGGTCCTGACCCTGTGACAGGGCAGcgctccctaagtactgaccctgtgacagtgcagcgctccctaagtactgaccctgtgacattgGAGCGCTCCCCaaatactgaccctgtgacagtgcagcactccctaagtactgcccctgtgacagtgcagcgcttactaagtactgaccctgtgacagtgcgacGCTGCCTATGTACTgcccctgtgacagtgcagcactcccttggtactgcccctgtgacagtgcagcactccctcagtactgaccctgtgacagtgcagtgctccctaagtactgaccctgtgacagtgcagcgctccctaagtactgaccctgtgacagtgcagtgctccctaagtactgaccctgtgactgtgcggcactccctcatgaATGCCCCTCTGACTGCGGTGCTCCTTCAGGACTGACTTGactgtgcggcgctccctcaggtctgaccctctgactgtgcggcgctccctcaggtctgaccctctgactgtgcggcgCTCCCTTAggtctgaccctctgactgtgcggcgctccctcaggtctgaccctctgactgtgcggcgctccctcaggtCTGTCCCTCTGacggtgcggcgctccctcaggtCTGACCCTCTGACTGCGCGGCAACTCATCAATAGTGACCCCCgacagtgcaatgctccctcacaccaaccctccgactgtgcagctggagatggacaacaaatgctggtcttgcaaATGATAGTAGCAGAGAAATGCCAATTGTAAAACCAAGTTTTTAAAGTTGAGATGGTCACAGCAGATATTGTGAGGGAACTTTATTCTCAGCTGCAGTGCTGTACCTGGTATAGGAAGCATTGGTGTTGACATTGGGGTCTAAAATGCTTTAGATTCCAGTTCCCAGCAATAACAACCCTTGTCATCAAAGAGCAGAAAGATTCAGAGAAAACACTGGGTGTGAAAAGGCTTCtaaatttttgttttacaaatgaaGTTTCATTTATCTATTTTGCATTGTtagatggtgaaggaaccaagTCCAAAAATAAAGTGTGAGAACTTCAGTTCCCCTTGTCGCTCTTTGACAGCAGGCTAATTGGGATCAGGTGTTCAAACCTCAACTATCAGCAACATGGCAGCAAAAACAGTGAGTGCTGAACATAGAATAAATATTTGTAGTAGCTATTTGAAAGGGTCTTGACCTTTGAGAGTCTGTTATGTAGCATCGGGGGTTCAACTTCAGTGTCACAACCACTTTGTGCAGATTACACTGCAGCATGCTACAGTTGAAGTATCAGGACTCTGGGTTTCCCCTAACATTCCCCTATTAGAGAAAGTTTGAAATGCacagacatagaaaataggtgcaggagtaggccatttggcccatcgagcctgcaccatcattcaatacatCGTAGcggatcatgcaatttcagtcgctcattcccactctctctccatggcccttgtggctaaagggatcaaggaatatgtccagctccctctttaatatatctaacaaactggctcCAAAAGCGTTCTGTGGTAGAGAATGCTACAGGTTCacaactgagtgaagaaattcttacTCATCTCAGACCCTAATACTCACCCTTTATTCTTtcactgtgacccctagttctggacttccccaacattaggAACactcttcctgcatctaacctttCCAGTCCAATCagatttttatgtttctatgagatctcacAAACCCCAattctcgttcttctaaattccagtgaatacaagcccagttgatcagtctggtgaaccttcactggattccctcaatagcaagaatgtctttcctcagactaggagactaaaactgcacgcagtacacAAGGAGTGGCCTCACCCAAggccttgtataattgcagcaagagcATGCCGAGATCCTTCCATTTTATCTTCTTCCTTATGCTCGTGTGTTAGTGCCTTACGATTAATGTAGATGTACAAATTAAGAATAGAAGTatgccatttgacccttcaagcctgctcctccattgcaGTGCTCCCTTAATTAACCCAACAccacactgcccccccccccccccccccacacttggCACATAAGGCTGGATTTTGAGCTTCAGCCTGTAGACCACGACATAAATCTGTGAGCTTCTTACTTGATGTGTGAATGTTCTTAACAGAGCTGTGACTGACTGAAGTATAGTTTAGGGTATTCATTCTGTTTTGTACCAATTTCTATAGAATTAAACAGATTATAACCCAAACTGCCAAATCTCGTTAATTTTGTTGTTTCACTCTGACAGCCTTTGAGTGCCAGTCTTCGAGAACGGCTGAAGAAATCACGGCGTCCTTTTAACTTTCCATTTGTTGTGCCAAAGCGATTAAAAATTGACAGCCAGagtgaaggtggtggaaatgcaGACCCTGGCACTGAGGTTGGTGGCAGCCAGATTCCTGATACTTGTGCTCAGAATGGTGTtatcacagaaacagaaagtCTTTGCAATAAGATGATGGATAAGCAGCCAGATACAAGTGCAGTGGATCGGGAGGAAGCTTGTCTGAGAGTCCAGCATGCAGCTGAACAGAACATCCAGACTTCTGCTAAGTCCCCTAATCTAATCCCTGAAAAGCAGCAACTTCTTGAGGAGAAAGAACGATTACAGagagaagtgagagagaaagaggaacttCTCCGTCGTTTGAAAATGGTTCAGATGTACAGAACAAAGGTAAATAGCTGATACCACTTAATAGCAATTCTGGATCTCAATCCATATAATTCTGACCCCTCAGCTCCAGAATGAAGACCAATAATTGCAGTGATGCACTGCTGGGTCTGGGCTTCACTGATGTTTGGTATTGGTGCTTGTGTCCCTACCACGTTGAATTCCTGGGATATTATGGGAGAATCATGTTCACCAAGCCACTGCTAATTACCCCCATGTATTTTACAGTATATGAGATGGTGAAATGTCTTGAGTCAGATTCTATTTCTTTCCTTCCTCTGTCCCTGGTTTCATTTTACAGTTTTTGGTTTACCAGCTGACCTTCATGTGTTTTCCTGACACTTCCTTTGACTTCCATGCTAGAAGCTGTTAGTCTTAGTTCCCTAAGACTTTGTATTTAAGAATCTGTATCTAGGGACTTTGGTACCTAAGATCATGCCGTAAGTGGCAAGTTGTAAACTTTTCAGTGTACTCGTGAGTTCatatgacaataaagttaattcaatttgttaattcactcatgagatgtggataTCGCTGATTGGGTAGAATTTTTATTGCCTGTGTCCAGTTGTccttctcaaaccactgcagtccatgcacAACccatagacccacaatgttgttaggaagggaattccaagattttgacccaatgatactgaaggaatgttAGTATAGTTCCAAGCAAGAATTTTGggtaacttggaggggaatttacaagtggttgtgttctcatgcattcgctgtgtgtgtgtgtgtgtgtgtgtgtgtgtgtggtggggggagggtgcgCGGAGGAGGgatgacaattttaaaacaaatttacaCAAACTTAAAACATTCATAAGTTCTCTCTCAGGTTGGAGTATTTACCTGTTAGATTCTATCCATGAATTAATTAAATCAATCACCAACAATTCCCTTTTTTCAAAATTCTAGAATAACCTGGCAGAACTGGGATCTCTGATACAGAAATGGAGGAAGAGCAGCCAGACCTTGTTGTATGAACTTCAAATTGCCCTTTGCAGTGATTCAAAACCAACTTTAACCCAGCTGATAGACAGTCTGGCAATTGAGGATAGACTCCTGCATTACAGCAGACTTGAGGAAGATTTCACAGATGGATGAGATGATCACTCCTATGCTGAAAATCAGCAGCCTTATTCACAAGGCATTAGCCAGCACTTTGCAGTAAGTTTTTGAGAAGACATTGTTTTGTTGTAAAGACTTTGCTCTGCCGGATTACATGGTGCCTTTAAACTCCTGAAGTTGTTGTTTACTCTGTTTCCTTTACTGAGGAAGGATACAACACCATGGGCTTATCCATTCCGTCTCCAGCCATCATTAATGCTGCTGTAATTTGTCATTAAACAGTGAAGATGGAGTTTTGCTTGTTCTTTTCTGTCACCTTGTTCTCTGGACTAATTCTCTTATCCTGTCAAGGATGGAACAATAAACAGCCAAAAACTTCTGCGTGCACTTTGTGAAGAGGAGGAATATAGGCAAAATAATAGATTTTTAATCTATTCTAATtcagaagcaaaatactacagattcTGCAAACCTGAAATAAGAACAAGTACTGGAAATATATATTGGGTTGAGAACTgtgtggagagggaaatagagtTAGTGTTTTGGTGTGGTTTTTATAAGGGTGGAGTAAACAAGTGGAATAATTCAGGTGACACTTCTATGCCAATATTCATATACAG
The sequence above is drawn from the Chiloscyllium plagiosum isolate BGI_BamShark_2017 chromosome 22, ASM401019v2, whole genome shotgun sequence genome and encodes:
- the sfr1 gene encoding swi5-dependent recombination DNA repair protein 1 homolog codes for the protein MAAKTPLSASLRERLKKSRRPFNFPFVVPKRLKIDSQSEGGGNADPGTEVGGSQIPDTCAQNGVITETESLCNKMMDKQPDTSAVDREEACLRVQHAAEQNIQTSAKSPNLIPEKQQLLEEKERLQREVREKEELLRRLKMVQMYRTKNNLAELGSLIQKWRKSSQTLLYELQIALCSDSKPTLTQLIDSLAIEDRLLHYSRLEEDFTDG